One Candidatus Zymogenaceae bacterium genomic region harbors:
- a CDS encoding aspartate/glutamate racemase family protein, whose translation MHKTIGILGGLSPESTVVYYETIVTEYRDRFGDQHYPEIIMYSVDFDEYTEWFVAGKWEDAGRNMAEKFEHMRAAGADFGLIASNTPHRALDTITANTTLPILSIVAVTADAVKKAKVKTVGLLGTRFTMQEEFYRRGLEDAGIAALIPEGEDLDRVHEIIYTELVRHIITDESRTEYLHIIDRLIERGAGGIILGCTEIPLLIKPGDLSVPVFDTTAIHAEAALERAVKK comes from the coding sequence ATGCACAAGACCATCGGCATACTGGGAGGATTGTCTCCCGAGTCGACGGTGGTGTACTACGAGACCATCGTCACAGAATACCGCGATCGGTTCGGGGATCAGCACTATCCTGAAATCATCATGTACAGCGTGGATTTCGACGAATATACCGAATGGTTCGTCGCCGGGAAGTGGGAAGATGCGGGGAGGAACATGGCCGAGAAATTCGAGCACATGCGTGCCGCCGGGGCGGATTTCGGCCTCATCGCCTCAAACACACCCCACCGGGCGTTGGATACGATCACGGCGAATACGACGCTTCCGATCCTCTCCATCGTCGCGGTAACGGCCGATGCGGTGAAGAAGGCGAAGGTGAAGACGGTGGGGTTATTGGGAACGCGCTTTACCATGCAGGAGGAATTCTATCGCCGGGGACTGGAGGACGCGGGGATTGCTGCGCTGATACCCGAGGGGGAGGATCTCGACCGGGTGCATGAGATCATCTACACGGAGCTGGTGAGACACATCATTACCGACGAAAGCCGTACCGAATACCTTCACATCATCGATCGCCTCATCGAGCGGGGAGCCGGGGGAATCATCCTTGGTTGTACCGAGATACCACTCCTGATAAAGCCGGGAGATCTTTCCGTCCCGGTGTTCGACACCACCGCCATCCACGCCGAGGCGGCGCTGGAGAGGGCGGTAAAAAAATAA
- a CDS encoding thiolase family protein gives MEKVGVVGVGQTTFERCKEDTFDELVFEVVTKALADAGGEIGDIDNVITVSNDFWDGRDVSCMAVQDAAGGWDKDISTVEGDATFGVLYGMIRAMSDAYETTLIVSHIKGSEGVMNLITNAMFDPIYQRSLGIDATSSAALQARMYMEKAKATQEDVALVSVKNHKNAMNNPYAQLPMEISVADVMKSKMLADPLKVLDCSPISDGAAAVILATEKGAKRFKKSPVWIRGVGHMSDSYTLGYRDLTNPRALDAAAKKAYKMAGVKNPLKDLDVVELYDAYSYMEPLWYEGLGLAKEGKGVELLKSGSTAMDGELPVNPSGGVISAHPVIVAGMVRVIESVLQLRGEAKKRQVKGAKTALAHGINGACGQSHCVFVMGV, from the coding sequence ATGGAAAAGGTTGGCGTAGTCGGAGTGGGACAGACCACATTTGAGCGGTGTAAAGAGGATACCTTCGATGAGCTGGTTTTTGAAGTAGTGACGAAGGCACTCGCCGATGCCGGCGGAGAGATCGGCGATATCGACAACGTCATCACCGTCTCTAACGACTTCTGGGACGGCAGGGACGTTTCGTGCATGGCTGTCCAGGACGCCGCGGGAGGTTGGGACAAGGACATCTCCACCGTGGAGGGTGACGCCACGTTTGGCGTGCTCTACGGCATGATACGGGCCATGTCCGACGCCTACGAGACAACCCTGATCGTAAGCCACATCAAAGGATCCGAGGGGGTGATGAACCTGATCACCAACGCGATGTTCGATCCGATCTATCAGCGTTCACTGGGCATCGACGCCACATCATCCGCGGCGCTCCAGGCCCGGATGTATATGGAGAAGGCAAAGGCGACCCAGGAGGATGTCGCCCTTGTCTCGGTGAAGAATCATAAAAACGCCATGAACAATCCCTACGCCCAGCTTCCGATGGAGATCAGTGTTGCCGACGTGATGAAGTCGAAGATGCTTGCCGATCCCCTGAAGGTGTTGGATTGCTCGCCCATCAGCGACGGCGCAGCTGCGGTGATTCTGGCCACGGAGAAGGGCGCCAAGCGATTCAAGAAGAGCCCGGTCTGGATCAGGGGCGTGGGGCATATGTCCGACTCTTATACCCTGGGATACCGAGACCTGACGAACCCCCGGGCTCTGGATGCGGCGGCAAAAAAGGCCTACAAGATGGCCGGTGTCAAGAATCCCCTGAAGGACCTGGACGTGGTCGAGCTGTACGACGCCTATTCATACATGGAGCCGCTGTGGTATGAGGGGTTGGGTCTTGCAAAGGAGGGCAAGGGTGTGGAGCTGTTGAAGTCAGGCAGCACCGCCATGGACGGTGAGCTTCCGGTCAACCCGTCGGGCGGTGTCATCTCGGCCCACCCGGTTATCGTGGCGGGCATGGTCCGGGTCATCGAGTCTGTTCTGCAGCTCCGGGGGGAGGCGAAGAAGCGTCAGGTAAAGGGCGCCAAGACCGCCCTGGCCCACGGCATCAACGGCGCCTGCGGTCAGTCTCACTGCGTGTTTGTCATGGGCGTGTAG
- a CDS encoding aspartate aminotransferase family protein, translating into MPNTLQKKMFHEMEQKDIFRQAQSYAFDYADAVRGRTVFPTPDALAGLNEFVEPLPESPGDAALIIEILNRYGTPASVAQTGGRYFGFVNGGVIPASLAARWLSDFWDQNTALSVMSPVASKLEEVCESWLRELFSLPTESVAGFVSGTSSAIFCGLAAARYRIFLNNGWDINTKGFYGAPRLRVVAGRQAHGSVIKGIALLGFGTDNIEWVETDAQGRMIPFEIPELDESTILILQAGNVSSGAFDPFDEICEKASSVKAWVHIDGAFGLWAAASDRLSHLTKGMEKADSFSVDGHKTLNTPYDSGIVLCSDRDALTHSLHASGSYIAYSENRDGMLYTQEMSRRARVVELWAALKYLGREGVDELVFGLHSRALQMAKELKAEDFQILNDVVFNQVLVSCDNDAVTEQTMRYIQESGECWVGGAVWDGKKVIRISVCSWATTEDDITRSVGAFVAARKKAVQ; encoded by the coding sequence ATGCCGAATACGCTGCAGAAGAAAATGTTTCATGAAATGGAGCAAAAAGATATTTTCAGACAGGCTCAATCCTACGCCTTCGACTATGCCGATGCCGTCCGCGGGCGCACGGTCTTTCCAACGCCCGACGCACTGGCCGGTTTGAACGAGTTCGTCGAACCGCTTCCCGAATCTCCGGGAGACGCCGCTTTGATAATTGAGATACTGAATCGATACGGAACGCCGGCAAGCGTTGCACAGACGGGCGGCAGGTATTTCGGTTTCGTCAACGGAGGCGTGATCCCCGCCTCTCTCGCGGCGCGATGGCTGTCGGATTTCTGGGACCAGAACACCGCACTCTCTGTCATGTCGCCCGTCGCCTCGAAGCTCGAGGAAGTATGCGAATCGTGGCTGAGAGAGCTCTTTAGTCTCCCCACGGAGAGTGTCGCCGGATTTGTCAGCGGCACCTCGTCGGCCATATTCTGCGGCCTGGCGGCTGCGCGGTATCGGATCTTTCTAAACAACGGCTGGGACATCAATACGAAGGGATTTTACGGCGCACCGAGGCTCAGGGTTGTCGCCGGGCGCCAGGCTCACGGATCGGTGATCAAAGGGATCGCCCTCCTTGGCTTCGGCACGGACAATATTGAATGGGTCGAGACCGATGCACAGGGGAGGATGATACCGTTCGAAATTCCCGAGCTTGATGAAAGCACGATACTGATACTGCAGGCCGGTAATGTGAGCTCGGGGGCGTTCGATCCGTTTGATGAAATTTGTGAAAAAGCGAGTTCGGTGAAAGCGTGGGTTCACATCGACGGCGCGTTCGGTCTCTGGGCGGCGGCATCGGATAGGTTGAGCCATCTGACCAAGGGGATGGAAAAGGCGGATTCATTTTCCGTGGACGGACATAAAACACTCAACACGCCGTATGACAGCGGTATTGTGCTGTGCAGCGATAGAGACGCCTTGACGCACTCGCTGCACGCATCGGGGTCCTATATCGCGTACAGTGAAAACAGGGACGGGATGCTCTACACGCAGGAGATGTCCAGGCGGGCGAGGGTGGTTGAGCTGTGGGCGGCCCTGAAATATCTTGGAAGAGAGGGTGTCGACGAGCTTGTATTCGGTCTTCACAGCAGGGCGCTGCAGATGGCAAAGGAGTTGAAAGCCGAAGATTTTCAGATTTTAAATGATGTGGTTTTTAACCAGGTGCTTGTGTCATGTGACAACGATGCCGTTACCGAACAGACAATGCGGTATATTCAGGAGTCGGGTGAATGCTGGGTAGGCGGAGCCGTGTGGGACGGCAAAAAGGTTATCCGAATAAGTGTCTGTTCATGGGCGACTACCGAGGATGATATTACCCGCTCGGTTGGAGCGTTTGTCGCGGCACGAAAAAAAGCTGTTCAGTAA